GGTGTACGTTCTGAAGAAGATCCTCAGCTTATGCAACGCCTCATTGCAGAAAAAATGCCTTTGACTGTTTGCCCACTGAGTAATTTAAAGTTATGTGTTGTGAATGATATGGCACAGCATAATATTCAGCGTTTATTACAGCAGGGCGTGCATGTGACGGTCAATTCAGATGATCCATCTTATTTTGGTGGGTATATGAATGATAATTTCTTTGCGATTGCAGATGCGCTAGATTTAAGTCATACAGAGCTGAAACAGCTTGCACAAAATTCTTTTGCAGCATCATTTATTTCTGATGCAGAAAAGCAAAAATGGAACAATCAAATCGATGCATTGGTATAAAACTCGGTTTATCCTAAGCATTAACAAGAAAGCAGTGTATTTACACTGCTTTTTTATGAGGAATTGAATGTGAAAATTTTTACCGCTTTAACATTATTAATGATTGTACCAATTACGGTGGGATGTGCCGATTCGGATTCTAAATCAGTGACACAAAAAATGTTAAAGCCATTAATTGAGCAACAATGTGCAACTGAACTCAAAAACTCAAAAGTTTGGCAGACATCATCATTATTTTGGAGCACGACACAACAAAGCAATGCGCAGCATAAAATTTGTGGCTGTGTCAGCGAAAATGCTTTAAATAATGTGGGCACTAAGGAGTTATGGGTTGCTTCAGTGAATGAATCTGCAAAAAATAAATTGATTGAAAAAGCAGTGGTGAATAGTTTGAAAGGATGTGCTGCTGAGATTTTTAAATAATAATTGTAGATGTAACTGTATAATTTCATTATTTTTTGCACTAAAAAGCACATCTAATGATGTGCTTTGATGTTTTAAACAAATTGTGCTTTATCTAGCTTAGTCACTTTGACGTGTCATACTGCGTAATACATTATCTTTATCAATAAAATGATGTTTTAACGCTGCGGCAATATGCCCAACTAAGAGTAAACCCGCTGCCCATGAAAGATAAATATGCAATGGTTTTACAATGTCCATTAAGTCGGGGTTGTCCTGAACTAATCTTGGGATTTCAAATAAATATAAAACAGGCACAGGATGTCCTGCGCTCCAACTAAATAAACAACCTGTAATAGGAAGAGCCAACAACATAAAATAAAGAGCCAAATGCCCTAAATGTGCGAATGTTTTCATTGCAGGTGACATGGTATTGGGTAGTGCAGGTGCAGGGTGCGTATAACGCCAAAAGATACGAATAACCACTAAGAAAAGAATCGTTGACGCAATATTTTTATGTAAAGTAATCACATCCCCTTTAAAGCTACCATCAGTTTCATAGCTTAAAAAATTACCACTATAAAAACCAATGAACCAAGCACTAATGAAAATAATTGCCATAATCCAATGTAGGCATTGGGCTGTTCTTGTGTAATATTTTGATTGTTGTGGCATTGAACCATGTTCCATAGATCTATTTAGAAGCATCATATTTATTTTTCAATACAAGATCACTATTAAAAATTCAACGAATTGTTTTGTATTTGCAACGCTCAGCTAAAGTGAATATAAAATGCTTGAAAATAGTACAAATTTTAGCAAATTACATTTTTATAGAAAATTACAGGTTTAAACTCTATAGCACTTTCGGCACAATACGCACACTGAATTTTCATAACAAGGAAAATATTGTGAAAAAATTAATTGCAGTGCTTGCGCCAATCGCGCTTATATTGACAGCTTGCGCATCGACTTCAGGTACAACTGGTACTTCTACAGCTGCGTCAACGACGCAACAACTTGGCACAGCAGCATTAAAAATTGCAATTAATGCAAAATGTACAACAGAACTGAATAATTTACCTGCATGGCAAACTGCAACCAAATTAATGACTATTGAGCAAAAAAACAATGTTCAAGGTGAAATTTGTGGTTGTGTAAGCGACAAAGCACCACAAAGCGTAACGGCGGTAGATTTAGCAACGGCTGCAATTGATCCAAATGCCCGTGCAACGATTGTATCAAATGCAGTGACCAAAACCATCAATGCATGTGTGGCAGAAGCTGTAAAATAATTTGTGTTATAATGCGCAGAGGCTGACAGGTTCAGCCTCTTTTTTTATGGGTGAAAAGCAGATGTTAATTGCGGGTGTTGATGAAGCGGGCAGAGGGCCTTTAGTCGGGGCTGTTGTGGCTGCGGCTGTGATTTTAGATCCAAACAATCCAATAGAAGGTTTGAATGATTCTAAAAAACTCACTGAAAAAAAACGTGAAAAGTTATTTAAAGAAATCCAAGAAAAAGCGTTAGCTTGGGCAATTGCAGAAGCATCACATACCGAGATTGACGAACTCAATATTTTACAAGCATCTTTATTGGCAATGCGTCGTGCAGTAGAGGCATTAGCACTTGTACCTGAGCATGTTCGTGTGGATGGCAATAAAGTCCCCCAAGGATTGCAGATGAGTTGCGATGCTGTAGTCGGTGGGGATGCACTGCACCCAGAAATCAGTGCAGCA
The DNA window shown above is from Acinetobacter piscicola and carries:
- a CDS encoding cytochrome b, encoding MPQQSKYYTRTAQCLHWIMAIIFISAWFIGFYSGNFLSYETDGSFKGDVITLHKNIASTILFLVVIRIFWRYTHPAPALPNTMSPAMKTFAHLGHLALYFMLLALPITGCLFSWSAGHPVPVLYLFEIPRLVQDNPDLMDIVKPLHIYLSWAAGLLLVGHIAAALKHHFIDKDNVLRSMTRQSD
- the rnhB gene encoding ribonuclease HII encodes the protein MGEKQMLIAGVDEAGRGPLVGAVVAAAVILDPNNPIEGLNDSKKLTEKKREKLFKEIQEKALAWAIAEASHTEIDELNILQASLLAMRRAVEALALVPEHVRVDGNKVPQGLQMSCDAVVGGDALHPEISAASILAKVTRDREMVELDAIYPQYGFAKHKGYPTKAHFAAIEAHGVIDQHRRSYAPVKKALKLFE